Proteins from one Coregonus clupeaformis isolate EN_2021a chromosome 29, ASM2061545v1, whole genome shotgun sequence genomic window:
- the LOC121535963 gene encoding ras-related protein Rab-9A, with the protein MTAKSSLLKVILLGDGGVGKSSLMNRYVTNKFDTHLFHTIGVEFLNKELEVDGRTVTLQIWDTAGQERFRSLRTPFYRGSDCCLLTFSVDDNQSFHNLNNWKKEFAYYADVKEPEKFPFVILGNKLDVPERQVSGEDARQWCRENGGHPYFETSAKDSTNVAAAFEEAVRRVLAQEERGEHLIPTDTVDLHRKPRSGASCC; encoded by the coding sequence ATGACAGCCAAGTCGTCCCTGCTCAAAGTGATCCTCCTGGGGGACGGCGGCGTGGGCAAGTCCTCCCTCATGAACCGCTACGTCACCAACAAGTTTGACACGCACCTCTTCCACACAATTGGCGTGGAGTTCCTCAACAAGGAGCTGGAGGTGGACGGGCGCACCGTGACGCTTCAAATCTGGGACACGGCGGGCCAGGAGCGCTTCCGCTCGCTCCGGACACCTTTCTACCGCGGCTCTGACTGTTGTCTGCTAACCTTCAGCGTGGATGACAACCAGAGCTTCCACAATCTCAACAACTGGAAGAAGGAGTTTGCCTACTACGCTGATGTCAAGGAACCCGAGAAGTTCCCGTTTGTGATCCTGGGTAATAAGTTGGATGTGCCGGAGAGGCAGGTTTCGGGCGAGGACGCCCGCCAGTGGTGCCGCGAGAACGGCGGCCACCCGTACTTTGAGACGAGCGCTAAGGACTCGACCAACGTGGCGGCGGCGTTCGAGGAGGCGGTGAGGAGGGTGCTGGCGCAGGAGGAAAGGGGGGAGCACCTCATCCCCACAGACACAGTGGACCTGCACAGGAAGCCGCGCTCTGGCGCCTCCTGCTGCTGA